A window from Dehalococcoidia bacterium encodes these proteins:
- a CDS encoding DUF433 domain-containing protein — MTTSTPVDIGTLIHSDPELHSGRPCLAGTGMTVHAVAARYKRGMSAEEIQDSIPDLDLTLFYAAITYYLANRARIDAELAADQALGEELAARYPNGWGREDI; from the coding sequence ATGACGACGAGCACACCGGTGGATATCGGCACCCTGATTCACTCCGACCCCGAGCTGCATTCGGGCCGCCCTTGCCTCGCCGGCACCGGCATGACCGTGCACGCTGTCGCCGCGCGCTACAAGCGGGGCATGAGCGCGGAAGAGATCCAGGACTCGATCCCGGATCTCGACCTCACCCTCTTCTACGCCGCGATCACCTACTACCTGGCGAACCGCGCTCGCATCGACGCCGAGCTGGCCGCCGACCAGGCGCTGGGGGAGGAACTCGCGGCGCGCTACCCTAACGGCTGGGGCCGCGAGGATATATAG